One region of Halomonas huangheensis genomic DNA includes:
- a CDS encoding NCS1 family nucleobase:cation symporter-1, which produces MNEPDLHLDTSRVDASLYNKDLAPLPHAKRNWGAFEIFNVWSNDIQSLFGYTLAASLFLTYNLSGWAVMAAIILAGVIVMFLVNLTGSPSVRYGIPFPVMVRASMGVRGSNLPALLRAIVGIFWYGVQTYFASTAVTLMITALIGTDGGEGALGLSPVAWLSFLIVWVFQLAIFWAGIERIKHFLNWAGPLVYVVMVALMAIIWWQAGDQLLPAVGSIFSGTGDDARIGGLQAFAAIVGTMVAYFAAVVINFGDFTRFVRTERQMKLGNLLGLPLNVAFFSFIALIITAGTMVLFGEALTNPTDIVERVDALPLTLLSALTFFAATVGINLVANFIPPAYDLANLFPRHISFRTGGLITACVALIVGALWVSVISHIGVSGFVNAVGAVVAPFYGIIVVDYYLIKGGKLDIQALYSAREGDAYTYTNGWNLRGLVAFAIAALFSASTVVVPAMANLSGFGWMLGAALGGVLYLLLMRGQAAKVKTA; this is translated from the coding sequence CCATGCCAAACGTAACTGGGGCGCTTTCGAGATATTCAATGTGTGGTCCAACGATATCCAGAGTCTGTTCGGCTACACCCTCGCCGCATCACTGTTCCTGACCTACAACCTGAGTGGCTGGGCGGTGATGGCGGCCATCATTCTCGCCGGTGTGATCGTGATGTTTCTGGTCAACCTGACCGGCTCGCCCAGCGTACGCTACGGCATTCCCTTCCCGGTCATGGTCCGCGCCAGCATGGGAGTGAGGGGGTCCAATCTTCCGGCACTGCTGCGCGCCATTGTGGGGATATTCTGGTACGGCGTGCAGACCTACTTCGCCTCCACCGCCGTTACCCTGATGATCACCGCCCTGATCGGTACCGATGGCGGCGAAGGGGCCCTCGGGCTATCGCCGGTGGCATGGTTGTCCTTCCTGATCGTATGGGTCTTCCAACTGGCCATCTTCTGGGCCGGTATCGAGCGCATCAAGCACTTCCTCAACTGGGCCGGCCCGCTGGTCTATGTGGTGATGGTGGCGCTGATGGCGATTATCTGGTGGCAGGCCGGTGACCAGTTGTTGCCGGCGGTAGGCAGTATCTTCTCCGGCACTGGCGATGATGCCCGCATCGGTGGCTTGCAGGCCTTTGCCGCCATCGTCGGTACCATGGTCGCCTACTTCGCGGCAGTGGTGATCAACTTCGGCGATTTCACCCGTTTCGTGCGTACCGAGCGTCAGATGAAGCTGGGCAACCTGCTGGGGCTGCCGCTGAACGTGGCCTTCTTCTCGTTCATTGCCCTGATCATCACCGCCGGAACCATGGTGCTGTTCGGCGAGGCTCTGACCAACCCCACCGATATCGTCGAGCGGGTCGATGCCCTGCCGCTGACACTACTCTCGGCGTTGACCTTCTTCGCCGCGACCGTAGGCATCAATCTCGTCGCCAACTTCATTCCCCCCGCCTATGACCTGGCCAACCTGTTTCCGCGACATATCAGCTTCCGAACAGGAGGCCTGATCACCGCCTGTGTCGCGCTGATCGTGGGTGCGCTATGGGTGTCGGTCATCAGCCATATCGGCGTGTCGGGCTTCGTCAATGCAGTAGGCGCCGTCGTCGCGCCCTTCTACGGCATCATTGTCGTCGACTACTACCTGATCAAGGGCGGCAAGCTGGATATTCAGGCGCTGTACTCGGCCCGGGAAGGTGATGCCTATACCTATACCAACGGCTGGAACCTGCGTGGTCTGGTGGCATTCGCCATCGCCGCGCTGTTCTCGGCGTCAACTGTGGTAGTGCCCGCCATGGCCAATCTGTCCGGCTTCGGATGGATGCTCGGCGCAGCGCTGGGAGGTGTTCTCTATCTGTTGCTGATGCGCGGCCAGGCGGCAAAGGTGAAAACAGCCTGA
- a CDS encoding GntR family transcriptional regulator, translating into MNQRVKASPQAADAPGLRMGKNGDGAERHEAIYRSISDAIIEHRLKPGARLREDALSDVFGVSRTGIRKILQRLALEQMVTLTPRRGASVTRPTAEEARDVFEARQMVECGLIPEIARRITSADIAELQRLAKREHEALRGGEQSQAIRLSAGFHTYIASISGNRTLAEFVERLCSRSSLILAVYGNTGHLGCESHDHQDLINFLAEGKGERAQAFMSRHLKAIEASLSIVEEDNESLDLFEIFAR; encoded by the coding sequence ATGAATCAACGCGTGAAGGCTTCCCCTCAGGCTGCCGACGCACCAGGCCTTCGCATGGGGAAGAACGGCGATGGTGCCGAGCGCCATGAAGCCATCTATCGATCGATAAGCGACGCCATCATCGAACATCGTCTCAAGCCGGGCGCGCGCCTGCGCGAGGATGCTCTGTCCGATGTATTCGGAGTCAGTCGTACAGGAATTCGCAAGATTCTGCAGCGCCTGGCGCTCGAACAAATGGTCACTCTGACACCACGGCGTGGGGCTAGTGTAACTCGGCCCACTGCAGAGGAAGCCAGGGATGTGTTTGAGGCGCGGCAGATGGTGGAGTGTGGTCTGATACCGGAAATTGCCCGGCGAATCACATCCGCGGACATAGCGGAGCTTCAGCGCTTGGCGAAGCGTGAGCACGAGGCCTTGCGTGGTGGGGAGCAGAGTCAGGCGATTCGCCTGTCCGCCGGTTTTCATACTTACATAGCAAGTATCTCGGGCAATCGTACCCTGGCGGAGTTTGTCGAACGCCTGTGTTCGCGCTCGTCGCTGATTCTGGCGGTGTATGGCAATACCGGCCACCTCGGTTGTGAGTCGCACGACCATCAGGACCTGATCAATTTTCTGGCCGAGGGCAAGGGCGAGCGTGCCCAGGCCTTCATGAGCCGGCATCTCAAGGCGATCGAAGCCTCACTGTCGATTGTTGAAGAAGACAATGAGTCTCTGGATCTGTTCGAGATATTCGCTCGCTGA
- a CDS encoding urate hydroxylase PuuD — protein MSSYLLDVTNFMLRWLHVIAAIAWIGESIYFVMLDNGLKKPKAEEDRRKGVFGEMWAVHGGGFYHNQKYATAPDKLPDDLHWSFWKSYTTWLSGFALFVILYMANPSFYLVNPGSPWQWAANMSGLEANLVALAFLAGGWIVYNELCKRISPNMDRDGLLSIAVAVLMVVVAWLSVHIFSGRAAFLLTGAVMATAMSANVFFWIIPGQRRMVKAMQAGETPNPLDGKRGKQRSVHNTYFTLPVVLLMISNHYSFAYANDWAWVIIALLIFAGALIRQYFVLMHAGHNKPAYPAAGVVLILLAFGLGAPSLSGNDGEATAAVTSEPTATAEQQGAEVDEAPLARVHSVMVERCASCHAAQPEHPSFSAAPAGIALETEAEVEQHKAVIQQVVASGYMPLGNLTQMTDDERKLIAAWGSE, from the coding sequence ATGTCTTCCTACTTGCTTGATGTCACCAATTTCATGCTGCGCTGGCTGCACGTCATCGCTGCCATCGCCTGGATTGGCGAGTCGATCTATTTCGTCATGCTCGACAACGGGCTGAAGAAGCCCAAGGCCGAAGAGGACCGCCGCAAGGGCGTCTTCGGTGAAATGTGGGCCGTGCATGGCGGCGGCTTCTATCACAACCAGAAGTATGCGACGGCACCGGACAAGCTGCCGGATGACCTGCACTGGTCGTTCTGGAAGTCCTACACCACCTGGTTGTCGGGTTTCGCGCTGTTCGTGATCCTGTACATGGCCAATCCCAGCTTCTACCTGGTAAACCCCGGCAGCCCATGGCAGTGGGCGGCCAACATGAGTGGACTGGAAGCCAATCTGGTCGCGCTGGCATTCCTTGCCGGGGGCTGGATTGTCTATAACGAGTTGTGCAAGCGCATCAGCCCCAATATGGATCGCGATGGCCTGCTGAGTATCGCCGTAGCGGTACTGATGGTTGTGGTCGCCTGGTTGAGCGTGCACATTTTTTCCGGGCGAGCGGCCTTCCTGCTCACCGGTGCGGTGATGGCGACCGCAATGTCGGCCAACGTGTTCTTCTGGATCATTCCTGGTCAGCGTCGCATGGTCAAGGCGATGCAGGCTGGAGAGACACCCAATCCTCTGGATGGCAAACGCGGCAAGCAGCGTTCGGTGCATAACACCTACTTCACGTTGCCGGTGGTGTTGCTGATGATCAGCAACCACTATTCCTTTGCCTACGCCAATGATTGGGCCTGGGTGATCATTGCGCTGCTGATCTTTGCCGGTGCCTTGATTCGCCAGTACTTCGTATTGATGCACGCGGGTCACAACAAGCCGGCCTATCCTGCCGCGGGGGTCGTGTTGATCCTGTTGGCCTTTGGCCTGGGGGCGCCGAGCCTGAGCGGTAATGATGGTGAGGCGACTGCAGCTGTCACCAGCGAACCGACGGCCACCGCCGAGCAGCAAGGTGCAGAGGTAGACGAGGCGCCGCTTGCGAGAGTTCACTCCGTGATGGTTGAGCGTTGTGCATCCTGCCATGCCGCTCAGCCCGAGCATCCGAGTTTCAGCGCCGCACCTGCTGGTATTGCACTCGAGACGGAAGCTGAGGTCGAGCAACACAAGGCGGTTATCCAGCAGGTAGTCGCCAGCGGCTATATGCCGCTGGGCAATCTGACCCAGATGACCGACGATGAGCGCAAGCTGATTGCTGCCTGGGGAAGCGAATAG
- the uraH gene encoding hydroxyisourate hydrolase, producing the protein MGRLTTHVLDTSRGCPGQGIRIDIFRINGDERVQLGSTVTNDDGRCDNPLLEGDAFTSGEYELLFHAGDYLRAQAMEASEPRFLDHIPLRFGVADSSEHYHVPLLLSAYSYSTYRGS; encoded by the coding sequence ATGGGTCGCTTGACCACACACGTACTGGATACCTCGCGCGGCTGTCCGGGGCAGGGCATTCGCATCGATATCTTCCGCATCAACGGTGATGAGCGCGTTCAACTCGGGAGTACGGTGACCAACGATGATGGTCGCTGCGATAACCCCTTGCTGGAAGGCGATGCCTTCACCAGCGGTGAATACGAACTGCTCTTCCACGCTGGTGATTATCTGCGTGCCCAGGCGATGGAAGCCAGCGAGCCGCGCTTCCTCGACCATATCCCGTTGCGCTTCGGCGTAGCCGATTCCAGTGAGCATTACCACGTACCGCTGCTGCTTTCCGCCTACAGCTACTCCACCTATCGCGGCAGCTGA
- the uraD gene encoding 2-oxo-4-hydroxy-4-carboxy-5-ureidoimidazoline decarboxylase encodes MTTPILEKRPSLMDKATFVATYGDVFEHSPWVAEAAWELGLTERHDNPVTLAEHMGQVLIDADKAQQMQVILAHPDLAGKAAAAGELTNDSTREQAGAGLDQCTQEELERFTRLNNAYKERFGFPFIMAVKGGNRHTILAAFEERLHHDADQERREAVAQINRIARFRLEDRAS; translated from the coding sequence ATGACCACGCCGATTCTCGAAAAGCGTCCCAGCCTCATGGACAAGGCTACCTTCGTCGCTACCTATGGCGATGTCTTCGAGCACTCGCCCTGGGTCGCTGAAGCCGCCTGGGAGCTTGGCTTGACTGAGCGGCACGATAACCCCGTGACCCTTGCGGAACATATGGGGCAAGTGCTGATCGATGCCGACAAGGCACAACAGATGCAGGTGATTCTGGCGCACCCCGATCTTGCCGGTAAGGCTGCAGCAGCGGGAGAGTTGACCAACGACTCAACAAGAGAACAGGCCGGCGCGGGGCTGGATCAGTGCACCCAGGAAGAGCTCGAACGCTTCACTCGACTCAACAATGCCTACAAGGAACGCTTCGGCTTTCCCTTCATCATGGCAGTGAAGGGCGGTAATCGGCACACCATTCTCGCCGCATTCGAGGAGCGTCTACACCATGACGCTGATCAGGAGCGTCGAGAGGCTGTCGCGCAGATCAACCGCATTGCCCGCTTCCGTCTGGAAGATCGCGCCAGTTGA
- a CDS encoding glutathione S-transferase N-terminal domain-containing protein, whose product MSRVLYDLCGIDDELRFSPYCWRVKLALAHKGLEVETRAWNFTDKQALAFADHDKVPVLVDGDETVTDSFEILRYLDRAYPDTPSLLGDPAAEARALYIKGHVERVMAPAIMRTIIMDLINAIHPKDRSYFRETREKRFGCRLEEFHSPAKGLSQLDAALEPLRGVLAQSDFIDGEAPGAGDYLVFGNFMWARSVSNADLVSNADPVYAWLERMLDLHGGMGREALRISDISGAYSQE is encoded by the coding sequence ATGTCACGAGTGCTGTATGACCTGTGTGGTATCGATGACGAGTTGCGGTTTTCACCGTATTGCTGGCGAGTCAAGCTGGCTTTGGCTCACAAGGGGTTGGAGGTGGAAACTCGGGCGTGGAACTTCACGGATAAGCAGGCGCTGGCATTTGCTGATCATGACAAGGTGCCAGTGCTGGTTGATGGTGATGAGACCGTTACCGACAGTTTCGAGATCCTGCGTTACCTGGATCGTGCCTATCCGGATACACCATCGTTGCTGGGTGACCCTGCGGCCGAAGCACGTGCGCTGTATATCAAGGGTCATGTCGAACGTGTCATGGCGCCGGCAATCATGCGCACCATCATCATGGACCTGATCAACGCGATTCATCCGAAGGATCGAAGCTACTTCCGCGAGACCCGAGAAAAGCGCTTCGGCTGTCGGTTGGAGGAGTTCCATTCGCCTGCCAAGGGGCTGTCACAGCTTGATGCGGCTCTGGAACCGTTGCGCGGAGTGCTCGCGCAATCCGATTTCATCGATGGAGAGGCGCCTGGCGCCGGTGACTATCTGGTGTTTGGAAACTTCATGTGGGCGCGCAGTGTTTCCAATGCTGACCTTGTCTCCAACGCCGACCCGGTATACGCATGGCTGGAGCGTATGTTGGATCTCCACGGTGGCATGGGACGCGAGGCTCTACGCATCTCCGATATCAGCGGTGCCTATAGTCAGGAGTAG